Proteins from one Oscillatoria nigro-viridis PCC 7112 genomic window:
- a CDS encoding KGG domain-containing protein: MAEKSKRGFASMDAEKQRAIASKGGKAAHEKGTAHEFTPEEAREAGQKGGEAVSRNREHMAQIGREGGRKSRKSE; the protein is encoded by the coding sequence ATGGCTGAGAAAAGCAAACGCGGATTCGCTTCTATGGATGCAGAAAAACAGCGCGCAATTGCTAGCAAAGGCGGAAAAGCTGCACACGAGAAAGGAACTGCACACGAATTCACCCCTGAAGAAGCCAGAGAAGCTGGCCAAAAAGGCGGCGAAGCTGTCAGCAGAAATCGCGAACACATGGCTCAAATTGGTCGCGAAGGCGGTCGGAAAAGCCGCAAGAGCGAATAA
- a CDS encoding FHA domain-containing protein: protein MNSQPLRLRLTWNDTLTGDCRSPILDLPIALGRIFDAMPATINGERVSRIALSSSQVSRFHAVIAGKGDTIAVIDTGSRNGTFVNGVRQTRCVLANGDMLQVGPYAIGISFAVNSPETPSVNSHIFFNPQTNGPDPGLGQPPVSPLPQTGSRGEFPPIEFLHASQVSMRSLESMGLPVAEVDWAAVGGGLGSFIWVDLLRICGVKTDRIAVLGMEEQPYARYRRLCLNSQIPLQERLRSNSDSCPDNIWGWPPYALREAWRELHKGRLGMSLKLMWQVFAEPTFAETYTPRAGNVFDSIDREVDRIGWNQMFRYGRVRGIRKTDDGRYAIAYSRSNADRRDHAFLIAKYVHLATGYPAIQFLPDLQAYREKTQDFESVVNAYENHDGVYEKLEASGGSVLIRGRGIVASRVVQRIYEARQRNRNIQVLHLMRSPKPQGNKFKLAERRVENHYEFQPFNWPKACWGGELRVLLEQAAPEFRPQLLTDWGGTTTAQRSDWRRIVKEGLSQGWYQITFGEVERVERDSQNRTVTYIQEKELKGQIKLEADFIIDATGLDAKVKTSPLLNDLVAQYNLPLNGLGRLSVNNDFEVPELRNSSASNTEGRVYAAGAITLGGPYAPVDSFLGLQYAALRSVESLAANRVPGVRKLSVWRSFVQWLKWIFNKSPD from the coding sequence ATGAATTCTCAACCCTTGCGCCTGCGACTGACTTGGAACGATACACTTACCGGGGATTGTCGTTCCCCGATACTCGACTTGCCCATCGCTTTGGGACGAATTTTTGATGCTATGCCCGCCACAATCAACGGGGAACGAGTTTCTAGAATTGCCCTCAGCAGCAGTCAAGTTTCTCGCTTCCACGCAGTGATTGCCGGGAAAGGCGACACGATCGCAGTGATTGACACGGGCAGCCGCAACGGTACTTTTGTTAACGGGGTTCGCCAAACCCGGTGCGTGCTGGCAAACGGGGATATGCTGCAAGTTGGGCCCTACGCGATCGGCATTTCTTTTGCTGTTAATTCCCCAGAAACGCCGTCGGTCAATTCTCACATTTTCTTTAACCCGCAGACCAATGGGCCAGACCCCGGATTGGGGCAGCCTCCGGTGTCGCCGCTTCCTCAAACAGGTAGTAGGGGAGAATTTCCGCCGATCGAATTTTTGCACGCTTCTCAAGTGTCAATGCGATCGCTAGAATCTATGGGACTCCCAGTGGCAGAAGTTGACTGGGCTGCCGTTGGCGGCGGTTTGGGCAGCTTTATTTGGGTGGATTTGCTCAGAATTTGCGGGGTGAAAACCGATCGAATTGCGGTTTTGGGCATGGAAGAGCAACCTTACGCCCGCTACCGTCGGTTGTGCCTGAATTCTCAAATTCCGCTGCAGGAACGCCTGCGATCGAATTCTGACTCTTGTCCAGACAACATTTGGGGGTGGCCTCCCTATGCTTTGCGGGAAGCTTGGCGGGAATTGCACAAAGGGCGTTTGGGAATGTCGTTGAAGTTAATGTGGCAGGTGTTTGCCGAACCGACTTTTGCCGAAACTTATACGCCTCGCGCGGGGAATGTGTTTGATTCTATTGACAGAGAAGTCGATCGCATTGGGTGGAATCAGATGTTTCGCTACGGTAGAGTGCGGGGAATTCGCAAAACAGATGACGGCAGGTACGCGATCGCTTATTCTCGATCGAATGCGGATCGCCGCGACCACGCTTTTTTAATCGCCAAATACGTACACTTAGCCACCGGCTATCCCGCCATTCAATTTTTGCCGGACTTGCAAGCCTACCGCGAAAAAACCCAGGATTTTGAGTCGGTTGTCAACGCTTACGAAAACCACGACGGCGTTTACGAAAAATTGGAGGCCAGCGGCGGCAGCGTGTTAATTAGAGGCAGGGGAATTGTAGCTTCGCGGGTGGTGCAGCGGATTTACGAAGCGCGACAGCGGAACCGCAACATTCAAGTATTGCATTTGATGCGATCGCCCAAACCTCAAGGTAACAAATTTAAACTCGCTGAGCGAAGAGTCGAAAATCACTACGAATTTCAACCTTTCAACTGGCCGAAAGCTTGCTGGGGCGGGGAACTCCGCGTACTTTTGGAACAAGCCGCCCCCGAATTTCGGCCGCAGTTGCTCACCGACTGGGGCGGCACTACCACAGCGCAGCGCAGCGACTGGCGGCGGATTGTCAAAGAAGGTTTAAGTCAAGGATGGTATCAAATTACCTTCGGGGAAGTCGAGCGAGTCGAGCGCGACAGTCAAAACCGCACCGTGACGTACATTCAGGAGAAGGAACTCAAGGGGCAAATTAAGTTAGAAGCTGATTTTATTATTGACGCTACGGGTTTGGACGCTAAGGTAAAAACCAGTCCCCTGTTAAACGATTTGGTAGCTCAATACAATCTTCCCCTCAACGGTTTGGGCCGGCTGAGTGTTAACAACGATTTTGAAGTGCCCGAATTGCGGAATTCTTCTGCTAGCAACACAGAAGGCCGGGTATACGCAGCAGGCGCGATTACTTTGGGGGGGCCTTACGCGCCGGTAGACAGTTTTTTGGGGTTGCAATACGCCGCCTTGCGATCGGTTGAAAGTCTGGCCGCCAACCGAGTTCCGGGTGTGCGGAAATTGAGCGTTTGGCGATCGTTCGTGCAGTGGTTGAAATGGATTTTTAATAAATCTCCCGACTAA
- the miaB gene encoding tRNA (N6-isopentenyl adenosine(37)-C2)-methylthiotransferase MiaB, which yields MTVKPRRYHITTFGCQMNKADSERMAGILENMGFEFSEDPNEASLILYNTCTIRDNAEQRVYSNLGRQAHRKRQEPGLTLVVAGCVAQQEGEALLRRVPELDLVMGPQHANRLEDLLEQVFEGNQVVATEAVEIMEDITKPRRDSKVTAWVNVIYGCNERCTYCVVPNVRGVEQSRMPEAIRAEMEDLGRQGYKEVTLLGQNIDAYGRDLPGTKPDGSHQHTLTDLLYFVQDVPGVDRLRFATSHPRYFTERLIKACAELPQVCEHFHIPFQSGDNDILKAMSRGYTQEKYRRIIDTIRRYMPDASITADAIVGFPGETEAQFEKTLKLIEDVGFDLVNTAAYSPRPGTPAALWENQLSEEVKADRLQRINHVVTTTAMERSQRYFGRTEEVLVEAQNLKDSTQVMGRTRGNRLTFFKGDIAELAGKMVRVKITDIRAFSLTGEML from the coding sequence ATGACCGTTAAACCCCGCCGCTATCACATCACTACTTTCGGATGCCAGATGAATAAAGCCGACTCGGAACGGATGGCCGGCATTCTGGAAAATATGGGCTTTGAGTTCTCGGAAGACCCGAACGAAGCTAGCTTGATTCTCTACAATACTTGCACGATTCGCGATAATGCCGAACAAAGAGTTTATTCTAACCTCGGAAGGCAAGCTCATCGCAAGCGCCAAGAACCGGGTTTAACTTTAGTTGTAGCTGGATGCGTGGCGCAGCAGGAAGGTGAAGCGCTGCTGCGGAGAGTGCCGGAATTAGACTTAGTGATGGGGCCGCAACACGCTAACCGACTTGAAGATTTGCTGGAACAAGTTTTTGAGGGCAATCAAGTTGTGGCGACTGAAGCTGTTGAGATTATGGAGGATATTACTAAGCCCCGCCGCGACAGCAAGGTGACTGCTTGGGTGAATGTAATTTACGGCTGCAATGAACGCTGCACTTATTGTGTTGTCCCGAATGTTCGCGGGGTTGAACAGTCGCGAATGCCGGAGGCAATTCGCGCGGAAATGGAGGATTTGGGCCGTCAAGGTTACAAGGAAGTAACTTTGTTGGGGCAAAATATTGATGCTTACGGACGCGATTTGCCGGGGACAAAACCGGACGGCAGCCACCAGCATACTTTGACGGATTTGCTTTATTTTGTGCAGGATGTGCCGGGAGTCGATCGCCTCAGATTTGCTACTAGCCACCCGCGCTATTTTACGGAGAGATTGATTAAGGCTTGTGCTGAATTACCGCAGGTTTGCGAACATTTTCACATTCCTTTTCAGTCGGGAGATAATGATATTTTGAAGGCGATGTCGCGAGGTTACACTCAGGAGAAATACCGCCGGATCATTGATACAATTCGCCGTTATATGCCGGATGCTTCGATTACTGCGGATGCGATTGTCGGTTTTCCCGGGGAGACGGAAGCGCAGTTTGAGAAGACTTTGAAGTTGATCGAAGATGTTGGTTTCGATTTGGTGAATACTGCGGCTTATTCGCCTCGCCCGGGAACGCCGGCGGCTTTGTGGGAAAATCAGTTGAGTGAGGAGGTGAAAGCCGATCGCCTGCAACGGATAAATCACGTGGTGACAACAACGGCGATGGAACGATCGCAGCGCTATTTCGGACGCACTGAAGAGGTTTTGGTGGAAGCCCAAAATCTTAAAGATTCAACTCAGGTGATGGGGCGCACTCGGGGCAATCGCCTCACATTTTTTAAGGGCGATATTGCTGAATTGGCGGGTAAAATGGTGCGGGTTAAAATTACAGATATTCGCGCTTTTAGCTTGACGGGGGAAATGCTTTAA
- the nfi gene encoding deoxyribonuclease V (cleaves DNA at apurinic or apyrimidinic sites) produces MLQRHPWPQTVEEAIAIQEQLRSEVITANQLDTVRYVAGVDVGYDSANDVSRAAVTVLSFPDLQLQQQAVVRSPTTFPYIPGFLSFREVPAVLEALENISLRPDLILCDGQGLAHPRRFGLACHLGVLTGIATIGVAKNRFIGEHSEVGLDRGSWQPLLRSGSTIGAALRTQTGVKPIYVSIGHKVNLISAIEYVLRCAPKYRLPETTRSADQLT; encoded by the coding sequence ATGTTGCAGCGACACCCTTGGCCGCAGACAGTTGAAGAGGCGATCGCCATTCAAGAACAGCTTCGGTCAGAGGTAATTACCGCAAATCAACTGGACACTGTTCGGTACGTCGCAGGCGTAGATGTCGGCTACGACAGCGCAAACGATGTATCGCGGGCCGCTGTAACAGTTCTGAGCTTTCCCGACTTGCAGTTGCAGCAGCAAGCTGTAGTTCGCAGTCCTACAACTTTTCCTTATATTCCGGGTTTCCTGTCTTTTCGAGAAGTGCCTGCAGTTCTCGAAGCTTTAGAAAATATCAGTTTGAGACCAGACCTGATATTGTGCGACGGTCAAGGACTAGCCCATCCCCGCAGATTCGGTCTGGCGTGCCATTTGGGGGTTTTGACAGGGATTGCCACGATCGGAGTTGCCAAAAATCGATTTATTGGCGAACATTCAGAAGTCGGGCTCGACCGGGGCAGTTGGCAACCCTTGCTGCGGTCGGGATCGACGATAGGCGCAGCGCTGAGGACGCAAACAGGGGTAAAACCGATTTATGTTTCGATAGGTCATAAGGTAAACTTGATAAGTGCGATCGAGTACGTCCTGCGCTGCGCCCCAAAATATCGCTTACCAGAAACAACTCGATCGGCAGACCAACTAACATAG
- a CDS encoding DNA cytosine methyltransferase, whose protein sequence is MHRPPCIFSFFSGSGLLDLGFESIGFNVAYVNEIFPPFMQAYRYSRQCLNLPLPEYGYCEGEEADVTRLVGGEPAFRLRELMQDARKHHDIVGFIAGPPCPDFSIGGKNRGGEGDKGQLSASYIELICQQQPDFFLFENVKGLWRTKKHKAFYDELKHQLADSGYVFVERLINAIEYGVPQDRDRIILIGFRKNIVKNLGISLEEKSPMLSESLFPWQSQILYPKSEFFSHPWPDRTAFAGDGFVPCPDGIPQDLTVEFWFQKNDVLNHPNAKHYFQPKAGLKRFASVDEGDDSKKSFKRLHRWRYSPTACYGNNEVHLHPYKLRRLSVAETLAIQSLPKDFSLPPKMTLTNMFKTVGNGVPYLAAQGIAKTILQFLQTK, encoded by the coding sequence ATGCACCGTCCTCCTTGTATTTTCTCATTTTTTTCGGGTTCTGGCTTGCTCGATCTGGGTTTTGAGTCGATCGGCTTTAATGTAGCGTATGTCAATGAAATTTTCCCACCTTTCATGCAAGCATACCGCTATTCTCGGCAGTGCCTGAATTTGCCGCTACCAGAATACGGATATTGCGAAGGAGAGGAAGCAGATGTAACTCGACTTGTAGGGGGAGAACCAGCTTTTCGCCTGCGGGAATTGATGCAGGATGCCCGCAAGCATCACGATATTGTAGGATTTATCGCGGGGCCGCCTTGTCCTGACTTTTCTATTGGCGGCAAAAACCGAGGTGGGGAAGGAGATAAAGGTCAACTTTCAGCTTCATACATTGAATTGATTTGCCAGCAGCAGCCAGATTTCTTTTTATTTGAAAATGTCAAAGGTTTGTGGAGAACAAAAAAACATAAAGCTTTTTACGACGAACTAAAACATCAGTTGGCTGATTCGGGATACGTTTTTGTCGAACGTTTAATTAATGCGATAGAATACGGGGTTCCGCAAGATAGGGATAGAATTATTTTGATTGGATTTAGAAAAAACATTGTCAAAAATCTGGGCATTTCCCTAGAGGAAAAAAGCCCAATGTTATCCGAAAGTTTATTTCCTTGGCAAAGTCAGATATTATATCCCAAATCAGAATTTTTTTCTCATCCTTGGCCTGATAGAACTGCCTTTGCAGGTGATGGTTTCGTGCCTTGTCCTGATGGCATTCCCCAAGATTTAACGGTAGAATTTTGGTTCCAAAAAAATGACGTTCTCAACCATCCCAATGCCAAACACTATTTCCAACCCAAAGCAGGCCTTAAGCGGTTTGCTTCGGTTGATGAAGGAGATGATTCAAAAAAATCTTTCAAGCGATTGCACCGGTGGCGTTATTCGCCAACAGCTTGTTACGGCAATAACGAAGTTCACTTGCACCCTTACAAACTTCGTCGGCTTTCTGTTGCAGAAACACTGGCTATTCAGTCACTGCCAAAAGATTTTTCCCTGCCCCCAAAGATGACGTTGACTAATATGTTTAAAACTGTTGGCAATGGGGTTCCTTATTTGGCTGCACAAGGTATTGCCAAAACAATTTTACAGTTTTTACAGACAAAATAA
- a CDS encoding FHA domain-containing protein yields the protein MTKQLTLAWTEAGVRQTQTIQNRQPSKNPGTVRLGRDPAKCDLVFSHPSVSGLHVEIFFNQELQEYAVRNLRESNPPLVDGKILARGEAKLNSGSHIHLGQVQIEVVNVTEVQVAAPQTVLLSGPPAPGNFQPTGASKYGLQCPKCSRISPYAQLNAGCPWCGTSLAAAASVVISP from the coding sequence ATGACCAAGCAGCTCACTTTAGCATGGACAGAAGCTGGGGTGCGCCAAACTCAGACAATTCAAAACCGACAGCCGAGCAAAAATCCGGGAACCGTGAGGCTAGGGCGCGATCCCGCGAAGTGCGATCTAGTATTTTCCCATCCCAGCGTATCGGGGCTGCACGTTGAAATATTTTTTAATCAGGAATTGCAGGAGTATGCAGTGCGGAATTTGCGCGAAAGCAATCCGCCCCTAGTAGATGGAAAAATTCTCGCCCGAGGCGAAGCAAAATTGAACTCGGGAAGTCACATCCATTTAGGCCAAGTGCAAATTGAGGTGGTGAATGTGACGGAGGTGCAGGTAGCCGCGCCCCAGACAGTTTTGCTGTCCGGGCCTCCCGCACCTGGTAACTTTCAGCCGACGGGGGCTTCAAAATATGGTTTGCAGTGTCCCAAATGCAGCCGAATTTCGCCTTACGCGCAGTTGAATGCGGGGTGTCCGTGGTGCGGTACTTCTTTGGCGGCGGCGGCGAGTGTGGTGATCTCTCCGTGA